Genomic DNA from Deltaproteobacteria bacterium:
AAAAGTCTCTCTGGCCGACCTGATCGTTCTGGGCGGTTGCGCCGCCGTCGAAAAGGCGGCCGGAAAGGCCGGTCACGATGTGACCGTTCCCTTTGCGCCGGGACGTACGGACGCCTCGGCAGAGCAGACCGACGCGGACTCCTTTGCCGTCTTGGAGCCCAAGGCAGACGGGTTCCGGAACTATCAGAAGGCCAAATTCAACGTGTCGGCCGAGGAATTGCTGGTGGATCGGGCCCAGCTGCTGACTCTGACCGCGCCCGAGATGGCCGTTCTGGTCGGCGGTCTGCGGGTATTGAACGCCAATTACGGGCAGTCCCGGCACGGGGTCTTTACCAAAAGGCCCGAGGCCCTGACCAACGACTTCTTCGTCAATCTGCTCGACATGGGCACGGTATGGAAGCCGACTTCGGCCGACCCGGACGTGTTCGAGGGGCGAGATCGGGCCACGGGCGAGATCAAATGGACCGGGACTCGGGTCGATCTCGCCTTCGGCTCCGACTCCCAGCTCCGGGCCGTGGCCGAAGTCTATGCGTGTGCCGACTCCCTGGAAAAATTCCTGCAGGACTTTGTCGCGGCCTGGAACAAGGTCATGAACCTCGACCGTTTCGACCTCGCCTGATCATATCCGAAAAGGGCATACCCTTCAAAACATACTCGGTCCGGCGGGACTCATCTTCCGCCGGACCGAAAAATTCAACGCTCCCCCTGAGGTGCCGGTTATCGCCGGAAAAAATTCATGAGCACCGTCAACACGATGCTGACGATGATCATGGATGTGATCGGAACAAACACCCGGCCACGCTCGGATTCGATGCGGATATCCCCGGGCAGTCGGCCAAACCAGTTCAGAAGCCAGGGGGCGTAATGCCAAGCAAGGCCGACCGCTACCAAAAGGCACCCGATGACGATCAGCATCCGGGCCATGTCCGGCTCAACGCTCCAGTTCGTCAAGAATTTTGTTGACCGTGTCGACCATCATCCCCATCTGGGCCTGGATCGAGTCGAGGCTTTGGCCGCAGGTTTGGCAGTCCCAGACATTGGATACCATGACGGAGCAGGTATCGATCTCGGGCTTGTAGCCCATGAGGGTCAGATAGCCTTCGTGGGCTCCGCTATGGCCGTAGCCACCCTTTTCGGTGAAATGAATGCCCAGGCCGTAGGTGCTCGTTGAGCCGTTGGAGGTTGGCAAACCATCCATCATCGTTTTCACCGTGTCCATGCGCAGGCCGGCCTGGCCAGAGAAAAGCCGCCGGCACCACGAGGACAGGTCTCCCGGCGTGGTGATCATGTTCCCGTTGCCCACGAAGGCCGACATATTCGAGAGGGTCACATCGGCCAGGGTGGAGTTGTACCATAAGAAACCGGGGATGAACGGAGCGGGCAGGGTGTCGTCCTCCCCCCGCCAGGGCAAGGTAGTCTCGTTCAATTC
This window encodes:
- a CDS encoding class A beta-lactamase-related serine hydrolase, translated to MFRAVSTDSEPELVKKGQTRIDGIDDKIIDPIPGQGRPYVPDTSAYDIPNKNQMTIRMVLMHRAGIFDLSNQNIEENEATKGEPYVKLNYLEYVMAQDPDHQFTFDEMFGVIAQGRQAQFSPPGLKYRYSDTGYGLLALIVERVSGKAYGEFVRDELLVPNELNETTLPWRGEDDTLPAPFIPGFLWYNSTLADVTLSNMSAFVGNGNMITTPGDLSSWCRRLFSGQAGLRMDTVKTMMDGLPTSNGSTSTYGLGIHFTEKGGYGHSGAHEGYLTLMGYKPEIDTCSVMVSNVWDCQTCGQSLDSIQAQMGMMVDTVNKILDELER
- a CDS encoding DUF2905 domain-containing protein, translating into MARMLIVIGCLLVAVGLAWHYAPWLLNWFGRLPGDIRIESERGRVFVPITSMIIVSIVLTVLMNFFRR